The following is a genomic window from Alphaproteobacteria bacterium LSUCC0396.
GAGAGCTTTTTATGAGCAAAACCAATCTAAACACGTTCCGTAACCAGCCTGACGAGGCTGGACGCTTTGGTATTCATGGCGGGCGGTTTGTTGCTGAAACGCTGATGCCGCTGATTTTGAATGTCGAGAAGGCCTATAATGAAGCCCGCGCTGATAAATCATTTCAGCGAGAGATGCTGTATTATCAAAAACATTATATTGGCCGCCCCAGCCCGCTTTATTTTGCCGAACGCATGACCGCGCATTTCGGCGGGGCCAAGCTATATTTGAAACGTGACGAGCTAAACCATACCGGCGCGCATAAAATCAACAATGTGCTGGGTCAGGCGCTGCTTGCCAAACGGATGGGGAAAACCAAGATCATTGCCGAAACCGGCGCTGGTCAGCACGGTGTTGCGACGGCAACTGCCTGTGCCCTGTTTGATATGGAATGCGAAGTCTTTATGGGCGCTGAAGATGTCGAACGGCAAAAGCCAAATGTCGACCGGATGCGCCTTCTTGGGGCGAAAATCCATCCGGTTACATCCGGGACTGGCACGCTAAAGGACGCGATGAATGAGGCGTTGCGCTATTGGGTAACCAATGCCGACACGCATTTCTATATTATCGGTACCGCCGCAGGCCCGCACCCATATCCGCAGATGGTGCGTGATTTTCAGTCGGTTATCGGCATTGAGGCGCGCGAGCAAATTCTTGAAGCCGAAGGTCGGCTTCCCGATGCGCTGGTTGCTTGTATCGGTGGCGGCTCAAACGCGATTGGCCTTTTCTACCCTTTCCTAGACGACACTGAGATTGCCATCTATGGCGTTGAGGCCGCTGGCAAGGGGCTTGGTAGCGGTCTTCACGCTGCGTCATTGACCGGTGGAACGCCCGGCATCCTGCATGGTAACCGCACTTATCTGCTGCAGAATGATGACGGGCAGATTACTGATGCGCATTCGATTTCCGCCGGATTGGATTATCCGGGCATCGGGCCGGAAC
Proteins encoded in this region:
- the trpB gene encoding tryptophan synthase subunit beta — translated: MSKTNLNTFRNQPDEAGRFGIHGGRFVAETLMPLILNVEKAYNEARADKSFQREMLYYQKHYIGRPSPLYFAERMTAHFGGAKLYLKRDELNHTGAHKINNVLGQALLAKRMGKTKIIAETGAGQHGVATATACALFDMECEVFMGAEDVERQKPNVDRMRLLGAKIHPVTSGTGTLKDAMNEALRYWVTNADTHFYIIGTAAGPHPYPQMVRDFQSVIGIEAREQILEAEGRLPDALVACIGGGSNAIGLFYPFLDDTEIAIYGVEAAGKGLGSGLHAASLTGGTPGILHGNRTYLLQNDDGQITDAHSISAGLDYPGIGPEHSWLHDIGRVNYVSATDDDALVAFQLCARLEGIIPALEPSHALAYVSTVIGDMDPDEIVILNMCGRGDKDLGAVLPVLEKLGRM